In Thalassoglobus sp. JC818, one DNA window encodes the following:
- a CDS encoding DUF2764 family protein has translation MYYDLVCSLPHLVHFERVRRLPITPQRLKERLRGLRPEHASKLNEALMLLRWRPLSLNSANDASWAESCEKFLNSCRIESLTSYVQYRITQQVLVAALRLKRDGLEWHETPVFEGELGLEQHLRRRWNASYFGLEYVYPWIPEVQANLAEVKPLNLEKTLMNLNWKWLSEYAGAPTFQFDDVMAYVFKWDILRSWLAHDTERAQTKFAEIVNQVADVHSTEQE, from the coding sequence ATGTACTATGATCTCGTATGCAGCTTACCGCACCTCGTCCATTTCGAACGAGTGCGTCGATTGCCAATCACTCCGCAGCGATTGAAAGAGCGGTTGCGTGGTTTGCGTCCGGAACATGCTTCCAAATTGAATGAAGCGTTAATGTTATTACGCTGGCGTCCTTTGAGTTTAAACTCAGCGAACGATGCATCCTGGGCTGAGTCATGTGAGAAGTTCTTGAACTCATGTCGAATCGAATCGCTGACAAGCTATGTCCAGTATCGCATCACACAGCAAGTTCTCGTCGCTGCGCTGCGATTAAAACGTGATGGCTTGGAGTGGCATGAAACCCCCGTTTTCGAAGGGGAATTGGGCCTAGAGCAGCATCTACGGAGACGCTGGAATGCTTCGTACTTCGGGCTTGAGTACGTCTATCCGTGGATTCCGGAGGTCCAGGCGAATCTAGCGGAAGTGAAACCACTCAACCTCGAAAAAACTCTGATGAATCTGAACTGGAAGTGGCTTTCCGAATACGCCGGTGCCCCGACGTTTCAATTCGATGATGTGATGGCGTACGTCTTCAAGTGGGACATTCTCAGGTCCTGGCTGGCGCACGATACGGAGCGAGCCCAAACTAAATTCGCAGAAATTGTAAATCAGGTGGCAGATGTCCATTCCACAGAGCAAGAGTAA
- a CDS encoding V-type ATP synthase subunit D — protein sequence MAKLKLSKNSLQQQQQQLKLYKKLLPSLDLKRRQLSVEAKKARVDHEKTIDALEQLEVETSRDLPMIADDSFDYTRLVHLKGHVVGEDNVVGTRLPVLQSVDLEIAGYSKMATPAWFDVLVDRLKQAVELKLRARVEEKRLEILNHAVRRITQRVNLFEKILIPTAEKNIQRIRIYLNDAERASVVTSKLAKAKQQATGAGYSFEEDQR from the coding sequence ATGGCGAAATTAAAACTCAGCAAAAACTCGCTTCAGCAACAACAGCAACAGTTAAAGCTGTACAAGAAACTTCTGCCGTCACTCGATCTAAAACGTCGTCAGCTCTCCGTTGAAGCCAAGAAAGCCCGGGTCGACCATGAGAAGACGATTGATGCATTGGAGCAACTCGAGGTCGAAACGAGCCGCGATCTCCCGATGATCGCTGATGACTCTTTTGATTACACACGTCTTGTTCATCTCAAAGGTCATGTTGTGGGTGAAGACAACGTCGTCGGTACTCGGCTTCCGGTTCTTCAGAGTGTCGACCTCGAGATTGCAGGGTATTCGAAAATGGCGACACCTGCCTGGTTTGACGTGCTCGTGGATCGGTTGAAACAGGCTGTGGAACTAAAGCTTCGAGCACGTGTCGAGGAAAAACGTCTCGAGATTCTCAACCACGCTGTTCGCCGGATCACGCAGCGTGTGAATCTCTTTGAGAAAATCCTCATCCCCACGGCTGAGAAGAACATCCAGCGGATTCGGATCTATCTCAACGATGCCGAGCGAGCATCTGTTGTCACCTCGAAACTGGCGAAAGCAAAGCAACAGGCAACTGGAGCGGGATACAGCTTTGAGGAGGATCAAAGATGA
- a CDS encoding ATP synthase subunit C → MEMTMLVLGWIGLYSPLALGAIGSMIGCLRGGMAACGAMLEVERGYGRFVGVAAMPSSQTIYGIVVTMTLPAAITPENSPGIFVLGVMCGAALTCSAMAQGAACASAINASKSKPEVFGVSLAPAALIEGFAVFAFVFALVLAGRLPQ, encoded by the coding sequence ATGGAAATGACGATGCTGGTTCTCGGTTGGATCGGCTTGTACTCGCCACTGGCGCTCGGGGCGATCGGCAGCATGATCGGCTGTCTTCGGGGCGGGATGGCCGCCTGCGGAGCCATGCTCGAAGTCGAGAGAGGTTATGGACGGTTCGTTGGCGTGGCAGCGATGCCGTCGTCGCAAACCATTTACGGAATCGTGGTGACGATGACGTTGCCTGCCGCGATCACCCCCGAGAATTCTCCCGGAATTTTCGTGTTGGGAGTCATGTGCGGAGCGGCCTTGACGTGCAGTGCGATGGCACAGGGGGCAGCATGTGCATCAGCCATCAATGCCTCCAAGAGCAAACCGGAAGTGTTTGGTGTCTCTCTTGCTCCTGCAGCGCTCATCGAGGGTTTCGCAGTGTTCGCGTTTGTGTTCGCACTCGTTCTGGCTGGACGACTGCCTCAGTAA
- a CDS encoding ATPase V yields MSIVPLSHVTIFGFQKDKERLLDRLQEFGKLEIIPFRSQDGLEFKGPTNNSRKALKFLLTTPQHRRQISDPKLFDPAGIEKQALELESQLYDLRYERDEVKQRIEELRPFGEFAFASPDEMAGLKLWFYVVPSREASELKETGFLNRAGEKLPWRIVSTSRQMSYVVVVADQKPVEFVGERIETDSRSPQQLRNRLGEVEVEIENCMVERTRLTMWCRLFARSLNDLEDSAARQRAAALTCDSDPIFAVEAWVPEEHVAELTSDSQKNGFVCESRAPRRDENPPTLMRNTPRTEVGEDLVSFYMTPGYWTWDPSALVLVSFAIFFAMILADAAYSLIILLALAFFWKRLGKSPTGCRFRPMLVLISVASLIYGVFVGSYFGVTPAEGSLLSHLHFLDMNNSTMMMGLSILVGAVHVILANIMDARRHSNWTDRLCSLGWAVAISGGLIFAASKIDEKFSALGTVGTAAMVLGLLFVVLYTAPYEKPHRRLLYGTLGLAKVSAAFGDILSYLRLFALGLASASLATAFNDMASGVREAVPSLGLFLALLILLFGHSLNMLLGVSSGVIHGLRLNVIEFFNWGLKEEGQTFAPFRRKDGSLWK; encoded by the coding sequence ATGAGCATCGTTCCATTGTCACATGTCACGATCTTTGGTTTTCAGAAAGACAAAGAACGTCTGCTCGATCGTCTGCAGGAATTTGGCAAGTTAGAAATCATCCCGTTTAGAAGCCAGGATGGCCTCGAATTCAAAGGGCCGACGAACAATTCTCGCAAAGCGTTAAAGTTTCTACTTACAACGCCGCAGCATCGTCGGCAGATCAGCGACCCGAAACTATTCGATCCAGCAGGCATCGAGAAACAGGCACTTGAGCTAGAGTCGCAGCTGTACGATCTTCGCTACGAACGCGATGAAGTAAAGCAGCGAATCGAGGAGCTTCGTCCGTTTGGAGAATTTGCATTTGCATCGCCAGACGAGATGGCGGGTCTCAAGCTGTGGTTTTATGTCGTCCCGAGTCGCGAAGCATCGGAGTTGAAAGAGACCGGTTTTCTGAACAGGGCAGGGGAGAAGCTCCCTTGGAGAATCGTTTCGACGAGTCGGCAAATGAGTTACGTCGTGGTGGTCGCTGATCAGAAACCCGTTGAGTTTGTGGGGGAACGAATTGAAACCGACTCGCGCTCGCCGCAACAGTTGCGGAATCGTCTTGGCGAAGTCGAAGTCGAAATCGAAAACTGCATGGTGGAACGAACTCGCCTCACCATGTGGTGCCGATTGTTTGCACGGAGCCTTAATGACCTGGAAGACTCCGCCGCTCGTCAACGTGCCGCAGCACTGACTTGCGACAGTGATCCGATCTTCGCAGTCGAAGCCTGGGTACCAGAGGAACATGTTGCAGAACTCACTTCTGATTCACAAAAGAATGGATTCGTCTGTGAAAGTCGAGCTCCACGGCGAGATGAAAATCCGCCGACCTTAATGCGAAACACGCCGAGAACCGAAGTCGGTGAAGATCTGGTTTCATTCTACATGACTCCCGGATATTGGACGTGGGACCCGTCTGCGTTGGTGCTTGTTTCGTTTGCGATTTTCTTCGCGATGATTCTGGCAGACGCTGCCTATTCGCTGATTATCTTACTGGCCCTCGCTTTCTTCTGGAAACGCCTCGGAAAGTCCCCCACTGGATGCCGGTTCCGTCCGATGCTAGTCCTGATCTCCGTGGCTTCGCTCATCTATGGAGTGTTCGTCGGAAGCTATTTTGGAGTCACACCGGCTGAAGGCTCTTTGTTGAGTCACCTTCATTTCTTGGATATGAATAACTCTACGATGATGATGGGCCTGTCGATTTTAGTCGGAGCAGTGCATGTCATCCTCGCCAACATTATGGATGCACGACGTCATTCAAATTGGACGGACCGCTTGTGTTCTCTGGGCTGGGCAGTGGCAATCTCAGGCGGATTGATTTTTGCGGCAAGCAAAATCGATGAGAAGTTTAGTGCTTTGGGAACAGTCGGGACCGCAGCTATGGTTCTTGGGCTGTTGTTCGTCGTGCTTTATACCGCTCCATACGAAAAGCCTCACCGTCGACTTCTTTATGGAACTCTGGGGCTTGCGAAAGTCTCCGCCGCGTTTGGGGACATTTTGAGTTATTTGCGACTCTTTGCCTTGGGGCTGGCCTCCGCTTCGTTGGCGACCGCTTTCAATGATATGGCTTCGGGTGTTCGTGAAGCGGTTCCGAGTCTGGGGCTTTTTCTTGCGTTGCTGATTTTGTTGTTCGGCCATTCATTGAACATGCTGCTGGGGGTCTCCAGCGGTGTGATTCACGGGCTGCGACTCAATGTGATTGAGTTTTTTAACTGGGGACTGAAGGAAGAGGGGCAAACCTTCGCTCCGTTTCGACGAAAGGACGGATCATTATGGAAATGA